The following are from one region of the Plasmodium gaboni strain SY75 chromosome 12, whole genome shotgun sequence genome:
- a CDS encoding putative membrane protein (conserved Plasmodium membrane protein, unknown function): MRMIKNVRYITNIKNNIHTVENVCIKYNNKGENIFNIYKYEPDMFKTYLSYDYRFNISEQRKNLYKNRISKYMYLKRNNTYEDIKYLFLYIEFDKKFFKHFFEDSLPQKSISLQILTKLNYLLILKKLLNDKIQNDRTLKRCIHYICNHNSIANNYNKDCDNNFIHTCIEQHTSKNKTKNRNINVNVNTNTNICKNNDNFNDINNLKNTYQIYKNDENKDILINNNNNNNNKNDYIYKNDMNNIYFFSNSYDVNIHSNNMLEENSLYDSLNKYDIVIYSNINNKNIKHIYLKDIYKHITDQINYLYMFDNKLYDKNVILKLYSFYEYFNDELKEKKKQLLFFLDRISEKLLNSMNLIDLVFIFHIHIKIKYYNFLFLYILINKLHFYIQNIVNIESNQKLKDINTECIQDENNINKIKYDNISINTHNHIKYNIKWLTLFFHSLIQYFLYLNNSSDILINHKDKVIFIKHLLYNSFNQMYLKYLSDNYVYFTPINILSIYSSFKNLNIINDETLKCVLFKYINYSNILLLNYKGDNYDYKDKDVNESINEYIDIHINKHINKHINKHIYNNNHHHLMNRNKNIFIYNNNIQIFYSSFLNIFSKFFVHFKYTIEEYQYIIKSLLILFDNYLILILQLYVNNKTDLLSFLCMDEKKKNEYVKKSSKDNNMDMLFYINEQAKKNAHNNSNNKYKFCDNLKYINLINFLNIIMNNKYINITSSYNYDIENVDNVKNVFCFFNYDNIFYVENIQHNIKYIVNSLNSLYKITEHFINSYNINEFSKLFNKTYIYNFITKLIYNKYIDYNIKPYYNTLNNCIHLYLHDYEDIHNNNVNISINRLFICNYILNLYLSNLVSVYLNNVIRNIKQEEKYNLEEKTKKKKKKKNSQNEQDSNFIYLDDTKEETKKNNFSIFKKNNFSIFKKNNFFIFKKNNICDTFFFSQLVTNTLGAIQHMKILRYDIFLQISYILKKNIFPLSSIHITNIIHSYASFKIQDNVLIKYLLNKLIETNNLNNNINDQSLGNIAISLLKLNYYNDKITRILLNNYNKVISLQSLINITFYLCYYNNELLKYFLTNHLNHFIDKIFKSNMLHNINMKAKTQLKLISYQILYIHEYTSKGNITSKQYSCLFNNLYNRKNIYDSTSYNSYIYAFKKVYNFLKHYEKKKQKHTHNSFLKNNYILLPYDKYIKLINNNLLYNKFLKYHAKEQNETNSLSCSYNMYINKNMKNEYTNQNNNGINLFDIFNYKIMNSKINMDNDEYKLKNIIQKQTNMSYNNNNNNYVNQVNIIDDTSYLHLLFISAFPFEETHIYSNSELYNQVYDTIGSLNLKRRIIKELLHYPYYVDMVII, translated from the coding sequence atgagaatgataaaaaatgttcGATATATTAcgaatataaaaaataatattcacACTGTAGAAAATGTTTgcataaaatataataataaaggagaaaatattttcaatatatataaatatgaacCTGATATGtttaaaacatatttatcatatgaTTATCGATTTAATATAAGTGAACAAAGAAAAAacttatataaaaataggataagtaaatatatgtatttaaagagaaataatacatatgaagatataaaatatttatttttatatatagaatttgataagaaattttttaaacaCTTTTTTGAAGATTCTCTTCCTCAAAAAAGTATATCTCTTCAAATTCTGACgaaattaaattatttacttatattaaagaagttattaaatgataaaatacaaaatgaTAGGACATTAAAAAGGTgtattcattatatatgCAATCATAATAGTATTGCcaataattataataaagattgtgataataattttatacatacatGTATAGAACAACATAcatcaaaaaataaaacaaaaaatagaaacataaatgtaaatgtaaatacaaatacaaatatatgcaaaaataatgacaattttaatgatataaataatttaaaaaatacatatcaaatatataaaaatgatgaaaacaaagacatattaataaataataataataataataataataagaatgattatatatacaaaaatgatatgaacaatatatattttttttcaaattcTTATGATGTAAATATTCATTCCAACAATATGTTAGAAGAAAATAGTTTATATGATAGTttgaataaatatgatatagtaatatatagcaatattaataataaaaatataaaacatatatatttaaaagatatatacAAACATATAACTGATCAAATTAATTATCTCTATATGtttgataataaattatatgataaaaatgtgatattaaaattatattcattttatgaatattttaatgatgaattaaaagaaaaaaaaaaacagttattattttttctagATAGAATAAGCGAAAAGTTATTAAACAGCATGAATCTTATAGATcttgtatttatatttcatattcatataaaaataaaatattataattttctgtttttatatatattaataaataaattacatttttatattcaaaaCATAGTTAATATAGAAAGTAATCAAAAATTAAAGGATATAAATACAGAATGTATAcaagatgaaaataatataaataaaataaaatatgacaatatatcaataaatacacataaccatattaaatataatattaaatggttgaccttattttttcattctttaatacaatattttctatatttaaataattcatctgatattttaataaatcataaagacaaagttatatttataaaacatCTCTTATATAATAGCTTTAATCAAATGTATCTCAAATATTTAAGTGATAATTATGTGTATTTTACTcctataaatattttatcaatatattcatcattcaaaaatttaaatattataaatgaCGAGACGTTAAAATGTGTGTTgttcaaatatataaactatagcaatattttattacttAACTATAAGGGCGACAATTATGATTATAAAGATAAAGATGTGAATGAATctataaatgaatatatagatatacatataaataaacatataaataaacatataaataaacatatatataataataatcatcATCATCTTATGAATAGAAATAAgaacatttttatttataataataatatacagatattttattcttcctttttaaatatattttcaaaattttttgttcACTTTAAATATACCATAGAGGAGtatcaatatataataaagagtttattaattttatttgataattatttaatattgATACTACAACtatatgttaataataagaCAGATTTATTATCTTTCTTATGTATGgatgaaaagaaaaaaaatgaatatgtGAAGAAATCTTcaaaagataataatatggatatgttattttatataaatgagcaagcaaaaaaaaacgcacataataatagtaataataaatataaattttgtgataatttaaaatatataaatcttATAAACTTcttaaatattataatgaataataaatatataaatataacaagttcatataattatgatataGAAAATGTGGACAATGttaaaaatgttttttgtttttttaattatgacaatattttttatgttgaaaatattcaacacaatataaaatacattgtgaattctttaaattctttatataaaattacagaacattttattaattcttataatattaatgaattcagtaaattatttaataagacatatatatataattttataacaaagttaatatataataaatatatagattataatattaaacCATATTACAACACATTGAATAATTgtattcatttatatttacatgATTATGAAGAcatacataataataatgttaataTTTCTATCAATCGTTTGTTTAtttgtaattatatattaaatttatatttgaGTAATTTAGTTAGTGTCTATTTGAATAATGTCATAAGGAATATTAAacaagaagaaaaatataatttggaagaaaaaacaaaaaaaaaaaaaaaaaaaaaaaattcacaaaatgaacaagatagtaattttatttatttagATGATACAAAAGAggaaacaaaaaaaaataatttttctatcttcaaaaaaaataatttttctatcttcaaaaaaaataatttttttatcttcaaaaaaaataatatatgtgatactttttttttctcacAACTTGTGACAAATACTCTAGGAGCTATACAacatatgaaaatattaagatatgatatatttcttcaaatatcttatattttaaaaaaaaatatattccCTTTAAGTTCAATACATATAActaatattatacattCATATGCTTCATTTAAAATACAAGACaatgttttaataaaatatttattgaataaattaatagaaacaaataatttaaataataatattaatgatcAATCCTTAGGAAATATTGctatatcattattaaaattaaattattacaatgataaaattactcgtattttattaaataattataataagGTTATATCCTTACAATCCttaattaatattacattctatttatgttattataataatgaattattaaaatattttttgacAAATCATTTGAATCATTTTAtagataaaatatttaaatcaaatatgttacataatataaatatgaaagCTAAAACAcaattaaaattaatatcctatcaaattttatatatacatgaaTATACTTCAAAAGGAAATATAACATCTAAACAATATTCATGTCtatttaataatttgtataatagaaaaaatatatatgattctacatcatataattcttatatatatgcattcaaaaaagtatataattttttaaaacattatgaaaaaaaaaaacagaaACATACACATAACAGttttcttaaaaataattatatattattaccatatgacaaatatattaaacttattaataataatttattatataataaatttttaaaatatcatgcaaaagaacaaaatgaaaCAAATTCATTGTCTTGTAgttataatatgtatataaataaaaatatgaaaaatgaatatacaaatcaaaataataatggtattaatttgtttgatatttttaattataaaattatgaatAGTAAAATTAACATGGATaatgatgaatataaattaaaaaatataatacaaaaacaaacaaatatgtcatataataataataataataattatgtgAACCAAgttaatattattgatGACACTTCTTATTTACATCTTCTATTTATCTCAGCATTTCCATTTGAAGAAACACATATTTATTCAAACTCAGAATTATATAACCAAGTATATGACACAATCGGATCTTTAAATTTGAAGAGAAGAATAATCAAAGAGTTGTTGCATTATCCTTATTATGTAGATATggttataatataa
- a CDS encoding putative NEDD8-conjugating enzyme UBC12 translates to MEQNVNKIKPYELILQKELMDLDVIEGVELSPVDEKNLKEIYLSIKPTDGYLKNKKFRFVIKFKESYPITPPKIICLSKIFHPNIDESGNVCLNVLKLEWNPIINLQMLILGLILLLDEPSTDDPFNKIAAEVFKNDIYKFQEINDALYKEEQQNNE, encoded by the exons ATGGAAcaaaatgtaaataaaataaaaccatatgaattaattcttcaaaagg aaTTGATGGATTTGGATGTAATAGAAGGTGTTGAATTATCTCCAGttgatgaaaaaaatttaaaagaaatttatttatcaATAAAACCAACAGATGgttatttaaaaaataagaaatttCGTTTTGTCataaaatttaaagaaaGCTATCCAATAACCCCAccaaaaattatatgtcTCAGCaag ATATTTCATCCTAATATTGACGAATCAGGGAATGTATGTTTGAATGTTTTAAAGTTAGAATGGAATCCAATAATAAATTTGCAAATGTTAATATTAGGTCTTATATTACTATTGGAT GAACCTTCGACAGATGACCCCTTCAACAAAATCGCAGCAGaagtttttaaaaatgatatatataaatttcaAGAAATAAATGACGCTCTATATAAAGAAGAGcaacaaaataatgaataa
- a CDS encoding putative mitochondrial ribosomal protein L3 precursor: MIFSRYALICGNKKKIVDIVFFYFKKNEKRSFYASKWIRRLQLLNEKYNYKIDKEEEIEYEEKKEDDDIKKVYPLWNSRRTGLLGYKVGCMSIWDVWGVKHAVTVVKIDNCYVINQKNISKNGYEALELGIGNMNVIKQSKNNIGNFIKRKLGFTHKIKEFKCTSDCFLPIHHKFSCRHFSPGQNLFISSGIKNKGFCGAMKKWNFSGKNKSHGTESKAHRSLGSVSMGKTINIVFRNKKMNTHIGEKNLVKCSNNKLFRINSLKNLLFIKGTIGGYKNKVIKISDAKGRSFNKFKNKIFLYYPTFIYKKNKKYKNVIDMPHSVEDPFLYNEIPLYDPPNK; the protein is encoded by the coding sequence ATGATTTTTTCGAGGTATGCGCTTATTTGtggaaataaaaaaaaaattgtggatattgtttttttttattttaaaaagaatgaGAAAAGGAGTTTTTATGCGTCAAAGTGGATACGTAGATTAcaattattaaatgaaaaatataattataagatagataaagaagaagaaataGAATATGAAGAGAAGAAAGAagatgatgatataaaGAAAGTATATCCATTGTGGAATAGTAGAAGAACAGGATTATTAGGTTATAAAGTTGGATGTATGAGTATATGGGATGTATGGGGTGTTAAGCATGCTGTAACAGTTGTTAAGATAGATAATTGTTATGTgataaatcaaaaaaatataagtaaAAATGGATATGAAGCTTTAGAACTTGGAATTGGTAATATGAACGTAATTAAACaaagtaaaaataatattggaaattttataaaaaggaaattaGGATTCacacataaaataaaagaatttaaATGTACAAGTGATTGTTTTTTACCTATACATCATAAATTTTCTTGTCGACATTTTTCACCTGGtcaaaatttatttataagtTCTGGTATCAAAAATAAAGGTTTTTGTGGTGCTATGAAAAAATGGAATTTTAGTggtaaaaataaatcacATGGAACAGAAAGTAAAGCACATCGAAGCTTAGGAAGTGTATCAATGGGCaaaacaataaatattgtttttagaaataaaaaaatgaatacaCATATAGGAGAAAAAAACTTAGTAAAAtgtagtaataataaattatttcGTATTAATagtttaaaaaatttattatttattaaagGAACTATTGGAggttataaaaataaagttATTAAAATATCAGATGCTAAAGGAAgatcatttaataaattcaaaaataaaattttcttatattatcctacatttatatataaaaaaaacaaaaaatataaaaatgtaattGACATGCCACACAGTGTAGAAGACCCATTCTTATATAACGAAATACCCTTATATGACCCTCccaataaataa